Proteins from a single region of Flavobacterium sp. YJ01:
- a CDS encoding non-canonical purine NTP diphosphatase — translation MELVFASNNKNKIAEIQSMLPESIKILSLEDINCLEDIPETANTIEGNAILKADYVTQKYGYDCFADDTGLEVSALNGEPGVYSARYAGEQKNADDNMNKLLDALKNEKNRSAQFKTVITLNLKGKQYLFTGIASGNITLEKTGTNGFGYDPIFQPENYSETFAQLSLETKNTIGHRGKAVKQLIDFLSTTK, via the coding sequence ATGGAACTCGTTTTCGCTTCAAACAACAAAAATAAAATTGCAGAAATTCAAAGTATGCTTCCAGAAAGCATTAAAATATTAAGTTTAGAAGACATTAATTGCTTAGAAGATATTCCAGAAACAGCTAATACAATTGAAGGAAATGCGATTTTAAAAGCCGATTATGTCACTCAAAAGTATGGTTATGATTGTTTTGCAGATGATACAGGCTTGGAAGTCTCTGCACTAAACGGCGAACCTGGAGTTTATTCTGCTAGATATGCAGGCGAACAAAAAAACGCTGATGATAATATGAACAAACTTCTTGATGCTTTAAAAAACGAAAAAAATCGCAGTGCTCAATTTAAAACTGTTATTACTTTAAACCTGAAAGGAAAACAATATTTATTTACAGGAATTGCTTCTGGAAATATCACATTAGAAAAAACAGGAACGAATGGTTTTGGATATGATCCAATTTTTCAACCAGAAAATTATAGCGAAACCTTTGCCCAATTGTCTTTAGAAACTAAAAACACTATTGGTCATCGCGGAAAAGCAGTAAAGCAACTAATTGATTTTCTGAGTACCACAAAATAA